The Luteimonas sp. YGD11-2 genome has a window encoding:
- a CDS encoding RHS repeat-associated core domain-containing protein has product MRAYWIYFFSALLLIVSLPAAGQTVVKYIHTDALRSVVAVTDASANVIERREYEPYGSQLTPAVQDGPGYTGHVQDAATNLVYMQQRYYHPQLGVFLSTDPVETIGQPVVLFNRYRYANGNPYKYIDPDGEFGIAGFFIGAGLETVQQIANGEGSFANRIRNIDKSDVAIAGVVGAVTGGIAGGLATKASAGTIAVARAAADTGKAAGSAAALGSGAQDVANGESPNGLKMGASAIIGGVAGGVGARVGLTKLAELERAAASSAPGAPNIASTTLSANRAGEVMTTTGQSAAQVVVDATAGAVDKAVQRRIEE; this is encoded by the coding sequence ATGCGCGCCTACTGGATCTACTTCTTCAGCGCATTGCTACTGATCGTCTCCTTGCCCGCAGCTGGCCAGACGGTCGTCAAGTACATACACACCGACGCCCTCAGGAGCGTCGTGGCTGTAACTGATGCAAGCGCCAACGTCATCGAGCGGCGGGAATACGAGCCATATGGTTCGCAGCTGACTCCAGCCGTTCAGGATGGCCCCGGGTACACGGGACATGTGCAGGATGCCGCGACGAACCTCGTCTACATGCAGCAGCGTTATTACCATCCGCAACTCGGCGTCTTTCTCAGTACCGATCCGGTGGAGACCATCGGGCAGCCAGTCGTTCTGTTTAATCGGTACCGATACGCTAACGGAAATCCCTACAAGTACATCGATCCCGATGGAGAGTTCGGCATTGCCGGTTTTTTCATAGGGGCAGGTCTCGAGACTGTCCAGCAGATCGCAAACGGCGAGGGATCCTTCGCAAATCGCATTCGCAATATTGATAAAAGCGACGTGGCTATCGCTGGCGTAGTCGGTGCTGTAACTGGCGGTATAGCAGGAGGGCTCGCTACCAAAGCCTCCGCGGGGACCATTGCTGTTGCTCGTGCAGCGGCAGATACTGGGAAAGCTGCGGGGTCGGCAGCTGCTCTCGGCAGCGGTGCACAAGATGTGGCGAACGGTGAAAGTCCAAACGGTCTTAAGATGGGTGCATCCGCGATTATTGGCGGGGTTGCGGGAGGTGTTGGTGCCAGAGTGGGTCTCACTAAACTAGCAGAACTAGAGCGAGCAGCAGCGTCATCTGCGCCAGGAGCACCGAATATTGCGTCTACGACCTTGTCTGCGAACCGAGCAGGGGAGGTAATGACGACGACTGGCCAAAGCGCAGCGCAGGTAGTCGTAGATGCAACTGCGGGTGCGGTAGATAAGGCGGTACAGCGGAGAATAGAAGAATGA
- a CDS encoding RHS repeat protein: MGLNVTLRAARPGFVRLAQTVACFALLGGAATAVAIEPQHEYRKRVESSQSITALTDQLMGDQVSLYNGATEFTVDDIDLAGNNSLPVRLTRRFRIELHPVGQGGSWNANLRGAGDWDIDVPYIAGTFNGTWAADRCSNPQTPHAPGFEPTEFWQGTSVHVPGGADRTMLLRPQGVPVPTGAAAANWTTRERDMFECIPMKGGLAGEGFAMRTSSGLRYEFDVGVTRHQGEMTRTIGIFTSLQARVVRTRNYLLASRIIDRFGNSVSFEYNADGRPTRISANDGRVITLTYAGGLLTSASAHGRTWTYGYSGSWLSSVTLPDGTSWQYARSGTLTPDIPSWDGNSNASCSEQPPEIPAGYALSVTHPSGAVGVFSFSNTRHYRSGVHASACLQRVQHSSGGGDGGYLYYVLNTPNFFDVMSLGTKEIAGPGVAPLVWTYNYGGSYQPLWGSRGSPAAYPCTTCPADKTVTVHQPDGSSVRHRYGFMYALNEGRLLGREVVSSSGSVLRSETVDYLAEANVAQQPFFPRYGTIFNGDDPSTAAVRPEVRRTVVQQGRAFVWQANSFDSFARALSVTKSNDAAGSVARNEVTAYHDNLATWILGQPARLTVNGVVASQTDYDAKAMPTVSREFGRVVQTLTYNSDGTIRTVADGKGNVTTLSSWKRGIPQTIRYPATPEAPSGATQSAAVDDNGWITAVTDENGFATQYAHDAMGRLSRITYPAGDAVAWNATTFTLAKASSAAHGVPAGHWQHTVATGNGRKVTYLDALWRPVLVREYDNANASQTQRFTRQTFDHAGRPTFVSYASADHSESTGTRTQYDALGRVRSVVQDSELGPLTTTTTYLGNADGPYTLVTSPKGQQTRTWFQAFDEPSTALPIAIWHPEDTRTYIARNVFGKPTSIVRQNSSGSTSLTRSYVYDAHQQLCKTVEPETGATIMAYDGAGNLAWSRAGATLTSTSVCNTADIPVVQRTVRGYDARNRVQSLAFPDNLGSTGYSYTADGLLATIAVDNGGADIVSAAYTYNRRRLLTGEAIGVGAHQWGIGYGYNANGHLATLTLPGGETLAQAPNALGQPTRAGAHATGVSYFPNGAVKQFTYGNGVVHTLAQNARGLPDRRRDAIGANAVHDESIDYDGHGNVAAISDGLAGGRGNRTMAYDGLDRLTQTVSPVFGTAAYTYDPLDNLTRVRVGAGPRARDNSYTYNAANQLSLVTNTTTGATVSSFAYDPQGNLSSRSGNPYVFDYGNRLRTAGALETYLYDGHGRRVKATRQGGAAIYSVYGKDGTLRFQRDERAGKTIEYVHLGSTLIAQLEDPIPLSTPTLTVPTYSATGSFGVSWTPAPLASKYQLQERLNAGAWATIHDAAGTTKAVSGKSAGTWGYRVRACSAASCGTWSAVREATVQLPPSGAPSLSVPATGLNGSYTVSWGSVGAAATYQLRERLGSGSWTVHDAAGSSKAFTGKAAGAWGYQVRGCNAAGCGPWSTTGTVTSVHPPAGVPLLTVPAAIHASAYDVTWSTMAGAGRYELQERLGTGAWTTIHNTAGTARSVTGKTTGTWGYRVRACNDAGCGAWSAVQSTVVTRPPTAAPALTAPSSSTSGAYALSWTAVSHATKYQLQERLGAGGWSTIHDGAAATASVAGRGAGTWSYQVRACNAAGCGGWSSAKSVVVTLPPPVPTITENLKRQWYVQGRTEIACNLKWTASVSAQTYELRVAGNGLMMYSGPATQVDGVRSSAAYCAPSHEVRACNSAGCSAWSSPPKPQQLMEFGSPGDPGVPRSIRDTQGEGL, translated from the coding sequence ATGGGTCTTAATGTCACGCTGCGCGCCGCGCGGCCCGGGTTCGTGCGCCTTGCGCAAACAGTTGCGTGTTTTGCACTGCTGGGTGGCGCAGCAACAGCGGTTGCGATCGAGCCGCAACACGAGTATCGGAAGCGCGTTGAATCGTCGCAGAGCATCACCGCGCTGACCGACCAGCTGATGGGTGATCAGGTCAGTCTGTACAACGGCGCGACCGAGTTCACCGTCGATGACATCGACCTGGCCGGGAACAACAGCTTGCCGGTGCGCCTTACCCGGCGCTTCAGAATCGAGCTTCATCCCGTCGGCCAAGGCGGATCGTGGAATGCGAACCTGCGGGGCGCGGGCGATTGGGACATCGATGTGCCGTACATCGCCGGGACGTTCAATGGAACGTGGGCTGCCGATCGGTGCTCCAACCCGCAGACTCCGCACGCGCCCGGCTTCGAGCCGACCGAGTTCTGGCAGGGCACCAGTGTGCACGTTCCCGGAGGGGCGGACCGCACGATGCTGCTCCGTCCTCAGGGCGTACCGGTCCCTACAGGCGCTGCCGCCGCCAACTGGACTACGCGCGAACGGGACATGTTCGAGTGCATCCCAATGAAGGGAGGTCTGGCGGGCGAAGGCTTCGCCATGCGCACGTCATCGGGCCTGCGATACGAGTTCGACGTGGGGGTGACGCGCCATCAGGGCGAGATGACCAGGACCATTGGCATCTTTACGTCGCTGCAGGCCCGTGTCGTTCGCACCCGGAATTACCTGCTGGCAAGCCGGATCATTGACCGTTTCGGCAATTCCGTGTCATTCGAGTACAACGCGGACGGCCGACCCACGCGGATATCTGCTAATGACGGGCGGGTTATCACCCTGACGTATGCGGGGGGACTTCTGACTTCGGCCAGTGCGCATGGGCGCACCTGGACGTACGGGTATTCTGGAAGTTGGCTCTCGAGCGTGACGTTGCCAGACGGGACTTCATGGCAATACGCACGCTCGGGCACTCTCACGCCAGATATCCCGAGTTGGGACGGCAATTCCAACGCATCATGTAGCGAACAGCCGCCGGAAATTCCGGCTGGGTATGCGCTCTCGGTGACGCACCCGAGCGGTGCAGTAGGGGTGTTCAGTTTTTCCAACACGAGACACTACCGATCCGGTGTTCATGCGAGCGCATGCCTGCAGCGCGTGCAGCACAGTTCGGGCGGCGGTGACGGCGGTTATCTGTACTACGTCCTCAATACCCCGAATTTCTTCGACGTCATGTCGCTTGGTACGAAGGAAATCGCGGGACCGGGAGTCGCCCCACTGGTCTGGACCTACAACTACGGCGGGTCGTATCAGCCGCTATGGGGAAGCCGTGGATCTCCGGCGGCCTATCCGTGCACTACTTGTCCTGCTGATAAGACGGTCACCGTGCATCAGCCTGACGGGAGTTCCGTTCGTCACCGCTATGGCTTCATGTATGCCTTGAACGAAGGGCGTCTGCTGGGCCGGGAGGTGGTGTCTTCTTCGGGTTCCGTGCTGCGCTCGGAAACGGTGGATTACCTGGCGGAGGCCAACGTGGCGCAGCAGCCGTTCTTCCCGCGTTACGGCACGATCTTCAACGGCGACGATCCCTCCACAGCCGCCGTTCGCCCAGAGGTTCGCCGCACCGTTGTGCAACAGGGCCGAGCCTTCGTCTGGCAGGCGAACAGCTTCGATAGCTTCGCGCGGGCATTGTCGGTTACGAAGTCCAACGACGCGGCGGGCTCGGTTGCACGCAACGAGGTGACGGCGTATCACGACAATCTTGCCACCTGGATCCTCGGACAGCCGGCCCGGCTTACCGTAAACGGGGTCGTGGCGTCGCAGACCGACTACGACGCCAAGGCGATGCCGACGGTTTCGAGGGAATTCGGCCGGGTGGTGCAGACGCTGACCTACAACAGTGATGGGACGATCCGGACCGTCGCGGATGGCAAGGGCAACGTCACGACATTATCGAGCTGGAAGCGAGGAATTCCGCAGACCATCCGGTATCCCGCTACCCCGGAAGCCCCTTCCGGTGCGACCCAGAGTGCGGCAGTGGACGATAACGGATGGATCACCGCTGTTACCGATGAGAACGGATTCGCCACCCAGTACGCCCATGACGCCATGGGACGGCTTAGTCGGATCACCTATCCCGCCGGCGATGCCGTGGCGTGGAATGCCACTACTTTCACCCTGGCCAAGGCATCGAGTGCGGCTCATGGCGTTCCGGCTGGCCATTGGCAGCATACGGTCGCCACTGGTAACGGCCGAAAGGTGACCTACCTCGATGCACTCTGGCGGCCAGTGCTGGTGCGCGAATACGACAACGCCAACGCGTCGCAGACGCAGCGTTTCACCCGACAGACGTTTGACCATGCGGGAAGGCCGACGTTCGTTTCTTACGCGAGCGCGGATCACAGCGAATCAACGGGTACGCGCACGCAGTACGACGCGCTCGGCCGCGTGCGCTCGGTGGTGCAGGACAGCGAACTCGGCCCGCTGACCACGACCACCACCTATCTCGGTAACGCGGATGGCCCATACACGCTTGTCACCAGCCCCAAGGGGCAGCAGACGCGGACGTGGTTCCAGGCATTCGATGAGCCATCGACTGCACTGCCGATCGCCATCTGGCACCCGGAAGACACACGCACATACATCGCACGCAATGTCTTTGGTAAGCCGACCTCGATCGTGCGGCAGAACAGCAGCGGAAGCACCAGCCTCACCCGTAGCTACGTGTACGACGCGCACCAGCAGCTGTGCAAGACCGTGGAACCGGAGACCGGCGCAACGATCATGGCCTACGACGGTGCCGGCAACCTGGCCTGGAGCAGGGCCGGTGCGACGTTGACGTCCACCTCCGTTTGCAATACGGCGGATATACCGGTGGTTCAGCGCACCGTACGGGGATACGACGCGCGCAACCGTGTGCAGTCCCTCGCGTTTCCGGACAATCTTGGCAGTACGGGCTACAGCTACACGGCCGATGGATTGCTGGCGACGATCGCCGTCGACAACGGCGGGGCCGATATCGTCTCCGCTGCCTATACCTACAACAGGCGACGCCTGCTGACGGGTGAGGCCATTGGAGTGGGCGCCCATCAGTGGGGCATCGGCTATGGCTACAACGCAAACGGCCACCTGGCCACGCTGACCCTGCCCGGCGGCGAAACGCTGGCGCAGGCACCCAATGCGCTGGGCCAGCCGACCCGGGCGGGCGCACATGCCACGGGCGTGAGCTATTTCCCGAATGGCGCGGTCAAGCAGTTCACCTACGGCAACGGGGTGGTGCACACGCTGGCGCAGAACGCTCGAGGGTTACCTGATCGTCGACGCGATGCCATCGGTGCGAACGCCGTCCATGACGAAAGCATTGACTATGACGGCCACGGCAATGTGGCTGCCATCAGCGATGGCCTGGCAGGCGGGCGAGGCAACAGGACCATGGCCTACGACGGTCTCGATCGCCTCACGCAGACCGTGTCGCCCGTGTTCGGTACTGCGGCGTACACCTATGACCCTCTGGACAACCTCACGCGGGTACGCGTCGGAGCAGGCCCAAGGGCGAGGGACAATAGCTATACGTACAACGCAGCGAATCAGCTGAGCCTCGTCACCAACACCACGACCGGCGCGACCGTTTCCTCCTTCGCGTATGACCCCCAGGGCAACCTGAGCAGCCGGAGTGGCAACCCTTACGTGTTCGACTACGGGAACAGGTTGCGCACCGCGGGTGCCCTGGAAACCTACCTTTATGACGGGCACGGGCGTCGCGTGAAGGCGACCCGGCAGGGTGGCGCGGCGATCTACTCGGTATACGGCAAGGACGGCACGCTGCGGTTCCAGCGCGACGAACGCGCCGGAAAGACCATCGAATACGTCCATCTGGGCAGCACCCTGATCGCGCAGCTCGAGGATCCGATACCGCTCTCCACGCCGACCCTGACGGTGCCCACATACAGCGCCACCGGGAGCTTCGGGGTCAGCTGGACTCCCGCGCCGCTCGCGAGCAAGTACCAGCTCCAGGAACGATTGAACGCAGGCGCCTGGGCGACCATCCATGACGCTGCGGGCACCACGAAGGCGGTGAGCGGCAAGTCGGCTGGCACCTGGGGATACCGGGTGAGGGCGTGCAGCGCAGCCAGCTGCGGCACTTGGAGTGCCGTCCGGGAGGCCACGGTCCAGTTGCCTCCATCCGGGGCACCATCCCTGTCCGTGCCGGCGACTGGCCTCAATGGAAGCTACACGGTCAGCTGGGGCTCGGTAGGCGCAGCCGCGACGTACCAGCTGCGGGAGCGCCTCGGTAGCGGCAGCTGGACGGTGCATGATGCAGCCGGATCGAGCAAAGCCTTCACTGGCAAAGCGGCCGGCGCCTGGGGCTATCAGGTGCGTGGTTGCAACGCGGCTGGCTGCGGTCCATGGTCAACTACGGGCACCGTGACATCCGTGCATCCGCCCGCTGGTGTGCCGCTGCTCACCGTGCCGGCAGCCATCCACGCAAGCGCCTACGACGTGACGTGGTCAACCATGGCGGGGGCCGGCCGATACGAACTGCAGGAACGCTTGGGAACCGGCGCCTGGACGACAATCCATAACACGGCGGGCACTGCGCGCTCCGTTACCGGCAAGACCACCGGCACCTGGGGCTACCGGGTGCGGGCCTGCAACGACGCGGGCTGTGGGGCGTGGTCGGCTGTCCAGTCGACCGTAGTGACCCGTCCGCCTACCGCGGCACCTGCGTTGACGGCGCCTTCCAGTAGCACCTCGGGCGCGTATGCCCTCAGCTGGACAGCCGTATCGCATGCCACGAAGTACCAGTTGCAGGAGCGTCTCGGCGCTGGCGGCTGGTCCACGATCCACGACGGCGCGGCTGCAACCGCATCGGTCGCGGGGCGTGGGGCTGGAACCTGGTCCTATCAGGTGCGTGCCTGTAACGCAGCTGGTTGTGGTGGCTGGTCGTCGGCGAAAAGTGTGGTGGTCACGCTCCCACCCCCGGTGCCCACGATTACGGAAAACCTTAAAAGGCAGTGGTACGTGCAAGGACGCACGGAGATCGCTTGCAACCTGAAGTGGACCGCTTCGGTCTCCGCCCAAACGTATGAGCTGCGGGTCGCGGGTAACGGGCTGATGATGTACTCCGGTCCAGCCACGCAGGTGGACGGTGTGCGGAGCAGCGCGGCGTATTGCGCGCCATCCCATGAGGTTCGAGCCTGCAACTCCGCTGGCTGCTCAGCGTGGTCATCTCCCCCGAAGCCCCAGCAACTCATGGAGTTCGGAAGTCCCGGCGACCCAGGTGTACCGCGTTCCATCCGTGACACGCAGGGGGAGGGCCTGTGA
- a CDS encoding GntR family transcriptional regulator, giving the protein MSEMHSKSAFLYGQVRRALQSGHYLPGQRIDPAALAAEFNTSPTPVRFALYRLVGEGLLSDHARSGLYVPLLTEVALRDLYDWMERLLLIACEVGPAPIASARIGAPDSGAVEEDVVKATWKLFDAIARSTGHRYLHDAVKRTNDRLAPVRRAKRHLLDDLAAELGVLTRLWDEGDIDGLRAALQRYYARRKRLVPCIVATMNEGRERLH; this is encoded by the coding sequence ATGAGTGAGATGCACTCGAAGAGCGCGTTCCTCTACGGCCAGGTCCGGCGAGCGCTGCAGTCCGGGCACTATTTGCCGGGCCAACGGATCGATCCCGCCGCGCTTGCCGCCGAATTCAATACCAGCCCCACGCCTGTCCGCTTCGCGTTGTATCGCCTCGTGGGCGAGGGCCTGCTTTCCGACCATGCGCGGAGTGGCCTGTACGTGCCGCTGCTCACCGAAGTCGCGCTGCGCGATCTCTACGACTGGATGGAGCGCCTGCTGCTGATCGCCTGCGAGGTGGGGCCGGCGCCGATCGCGTCCGCACGAATCGGGGCGCCCGATTCCGGCGCGGTCGAGGAAGACGTGGTCAAGGCCACCTGGAAGCTCTTCGATGCGATTGCCCGCTCGACCGGCCATCGGTATCTGCACGATGCAGTGAAACGCACCAACGACCGGCTGGCACCGGTACGGAGGGCCAAGCGCCACCTGCTGGACGACCTCGCCGCGGAACTCGGCGTGCTTACCCGCCTCTGGGACGAAGGCGACATCGACGGGCTGCGCGCTGCACTGCAGCGCTACTACGCACGGCGCAAGCGGCTGGTGCCGTGCATCGTTGCCACGATGAATGAAGGCCGCGAGCGCCTGCACTGA
- a CDS encoding benenodin family lasso peptide: MKTNDSIPADVRDEVIELGVASIETKGAVINTEGFGGLPMPGISEE, translated from the coding sequence ATGAAGACCAACGACAGCATCCCCGCTGACGTGCGGGACGAGGTGATCGAGCTCGGCGTCGCCAGCATCGAGACCAAGGGAGCAGTGATCAATACCGAAGGTTTCGGCGGCTTGCCCATGCCGGGCATCTCCGAAGAGTGA
- a CDS encoding lasso peptide biosynthesis B2 protein: MAYRLHQDLWFCRIGQQLIFLDVHADRYFRLPTREESLLVQRLRGNTGVAPLAIADGNQVDRLLSLGFPGEKFTSTPPTRSTMEERHQDAPISLHALPAVAYAIASTQARLRLQPLKNVVSHMQRYRSRRAAKPQRAETTPPPSALEAVDVFNGLRLYVPIAPCCLLDSIAMSMFLARHGIHCQVVFGVTSNPFGAHSWVQAGHVVLNDSVGSVSAYTPIGVF, encoded by the coding sequence ATGGCCTACAGACTCCACCAGGACCTCTGGTTTTGCAGGATCGGCCAACAACTGATCTTCCTGGACGTGCACGCAGACCGGTACTTTCGGCTGCCTACCAGGGAGGAGTCGCTGCTCGTCCAACGACTGCGAGGCAACACCGGTGTCGCACCGTTGGCAATCGCCGATGGAAATCAGGTCGACCGCCTGCTTTCACTAGGATTCCCTGGTGAAAAGTTCACCAGCACACCCCCCACACGCAGCACAATGGAAGAACGCCACCAGGACGCGCCGATATCGCTCCATGCGTTGCCGGCGGTCGCCTATGCGATCGCGTCGACGCAAGCCCGCCTGAGACTCCAACCTCTCAAGAACGTTGTCAGCCACATGCAGCGATACAGGTCGAGGCGGGCTGCAAAGCCTCAGAGAGCGGAAACCACACCGCCACCCAGCGCGTTGGAAGCAGTGGACGTGTTCAATGGATTGCGCCTGTATGTCCCGATCGCACCCTGCTGTCTGCTCGACTCGATTGCCATGTCGATGTTTCTCGCCCGACACGGCATTCATTGCCAGGTCGTCTTCGGTGTGACGTCCAATCCATTTGGCGCCCATAGCTGGGTGCAAGCGGGCCATGTAGTTCTCAACGACTCGGTCGGGAGCGTCAGTGCCTACACACCTATTGGGGTGTTCTAG